A window from Ignavibacteriota bacterium encodes these proteins:
- a CDS encoding site-2 protease family protein, which yields MPEIEISEKLILMFYFLPIFLISLSIHEFAHAFSANRFGDDTAKLQGRLTLNPLKHIDLIGSIVMPILAFTSGFMLIGWAKPVPVNRSKLRNQFRDDAIVSFAGPLSNLVLAILVYLVFNLFSFMQIELSNIFYNIIRLTIIFNIFLFCFNLLPIPPLDGSHILFDIFPNQYTAKLLNLGIYGTVILFVFIYSPLWNVFMEFVSWLNGFFIL from the coding sequence TTGCCCGAAATTGAAATAAGTGAAAAATTAATTTTAATGTTTTATTTTCTTCCAATTTTCTTAATTTCATTAAGTATACATGAATTTGCACATGCATTTTCTGCAAACAGATTTGGTGATGATACTGCAAAATTGCAAGGGAGATTAACATTAAATCCGTTAAAACATATTGATCTTATTGGAAGTATAGTTATGCCTATATTAGCATTTACGTCCGGATTTATGTTAATCGGCTGGGCAAAACCGGTTCCAGTAAATCGAAGCAAATTAAGAAATCAATTTCGTGATGATGCAATTGTTTCATTTGCGGGACCATTATCAAATTTGGTTTTAGCAATTTTAGTTTATTTAGTTTTTAATTTATTCTCTTTTATGCAAATTGAATTAAGCAATATTTTTTACAATATAATTAGGTTAACTATAATTTTTAATATTTTTTTATTTTGTTTTAACTTACTTCCAATTCCACCACTTGATGGCTCACATATTTTATTTGATATTTTTCCAAATCAATACACTGCTAAATTGTTAAACTTAGGAATTTATGGAACTGTAATTTTGTTTGTATTTATTTACAGTCCACTTTGGAATGTATTTATGGAATTTGTTAGTTGGCTGAATGGATTTTTTATTTTATGA
- a CDS encoding class I SAM-dependent methyltransferase has translation MNCRLCGSNTRELFSAKILKKFDIHYFQCNNCNLLQTENPYWLDEAYNNPINLTDTGLLKRNIYFLEKTKTILFFYFNKEAKFLDYAGGYGVFTRLMRDNGFDFYWHDPYTQNIFSKGFELNESTNNFELVTAFECFEHFVNPLDEIKKITKFSRNILFSTNLLPNPIPKPEKWWYYGLEHGQHLSFYTKETLEYLAKVFELNLYSPGKILHLLTEKKTNKNIYKFVLNKSSNLSWYINKKQISKTFLDSQELKK, from the coding sequence ATGAATTGTAGACTTTGTGGTTCAAATACACGAGAATTATTTTCAGCAAAAATTTTAAAGAAATTTGATATTCATTATTTTCAATGTAACAATTGTAATCTTTTGCAAACCGAAAATCCTTACTGGCTAGATGAAGCTTATAATAATCCTATCAATTTAACTGATACGGGTTTATTAAAAAGAAATATTTATTTCCTTGAGAAAACTAAAACAATATTATTCTTTTATTTTAACAAAGAAGCAAAGTTTCTTGATTATGCCGGTGGATATGGTGTTTTCACGCGTTTGATGCGAGACAATGGTTTTGATTTTTATTGGCACGATCCATATACACAAAATATTTTTTCCAAAGGGTTTGAATTAAATGAATCAACTAATAATTTCGAATTAGTAACTGCTTTTGAATGTTTTGAACATTTTGTCAATCCTTTGGATGAAATAAAAAAAATAACAAAGTTTAGTAGAAACATTTTATTCTCAACAAATTTATTGCCGAATCCAATTCCCAAGCCGGAAAAATGGTGGTATTATGGTTTAGAGCACGGACAGCATTTATCATTTTACACAAAAGAGACTTTAGAATATTTAGCAAAAGTATTTGAATTAAATTTATATTCACCCGGAAAAATTTTACATCTTCTTACCGAAAAAAAAACAAATAAAAATATTTACAAATTTGTTCTTAATAAAAGCAGTAACTTAAGTTGGTATATAAATAAAAAACAAATATCTAAAACATTTCTTGACTCGCAAGAATTGAAAAAATAA
- a CDS encoding glycosyltransferase family 4 protein, whose translation MKVFFDYQIFSLQKYGGISRYFFELMNHFSKSEEINFELPIYFSNNQYLRNAEFVKVKSFFPNLKLGIKNYYTRYLNSINFKMSVDFANNQNYDVMHPTYYNSYFLKSIKKKPYVITVHDLTYEKFPNLLKNSDTETKREIYNSARKIIAVSQNTKEDLLKFYKIKDEKICVIYHGNSLLVNNDDLNNRKIDLPEKYLLFVGKRNNYKNFLNFVKTISPLMNEDRKLFVVCAGDEYFKPNEKKIFHELNIVNQIKHIKIDNDIQLIQLYKSAIAFVYPSLYEGFGIPILEAFACDCPVIASNNSSLPEIAIDAAIYFDPQNNNDMREKISEVIRNIDIRNQIINRGRKRLEYFSWQKTANETKKVYESVI comes from the coding sequence TTGAAAGTATTTTTTGATTATCAAATATTTTCCTTGCAAAAATATGGTGGAATTTCCAGATATTTTTTTGAGCTTATGAATCACTTTTCAAAATCTGAAGAAATTAATTTTGAACTTCCAATTTACTTTTCAAATAATCAATATTTAAGAAATGCAGAATTCGTTAAGGTAAAATCTTTTTTCCCTAATTTAAAACTAGGTATAAAAAATTATTATACTCGATATTTAAATTCAATTAATTTTAAAATGAGTGTGGATTTTGCAAATAATCAAAATTATGATGTAATGCATCCGACATACTATAATTCATATTTTCTGAAATCAATTAAAAAAAAACCTTACGTAATTACAGTGCATGATTTGACTTATGAAAAATTTCCAAATTTACTAAAGAACTCTGATACCGAAACAAAAAGGGAAATTTATAATTCAGCCAGAAAAATTATAGCAGTTTCGCAAAACACAAAAGAAGATTTATTAAAGTTTTACAAAATCAAAGATGAAAAGATTTGTGTAATTTATCATGGTAATTCATTATTGGTCAATAATGATGATTTAAATAACAGGAAAATAGATTTACCAGAAAAGTATTTACTATTTGTTGGCAAAAGAAATAATTACAAAAATTTTTTGAATTTTGTAAAAACTATATCCCCATTGATGAATGAAGATCGCAAATTATTTGTTGTTTGTGCTGGTGATGAATATTTTAAACCAAATGAAAAAAAAATATTTCATGAACTAAATATTGTAAATCAAATTAAGCATATTAAAATTGATAATGATATTCAATTAATTCAGTTGTATAAATCGGCAATAGCTTTTGTGTATCCCTCACTTTATGAGGGATTTGGAATTCCAATTCTTGAAGCATTTGCGTGTGATTGTCCGGTGATTGCAAGTAATAATTCTTCGCTTCCGGAAATTGCAATAGATGCAGCAATTTATTTTGATCCGCAAAACAATAATGATATGAGAGAAAAAATTTCTGAGGTAATTAGAAATATTGACATTCGAAATCAAATAATTAATCGCGGAAGAAAAAGATTAGAATATTTTAGTTGGCAAAAAACAGCAAATGAAACAAAGAAAGTTTACGAAAGTGTAATATAA
- a CDS encoding glycosyltransferase: MTADYKISIMTVCKNSSRTIEKSIKSVVEQNYKNIEYIIVDGASDDNTLEIINKYKNTIAKIISEKDSGIYNAMNKALDFATGDFLFFLNADDNLYSPKSIQNFVNNVSENIFKNNDIFYGDVIIKENEKIVNHWKSSPVSKFSIFRGSIPHPATFYKKGSFEKCGKFDESFKLAADYEWFMRALIKYNLKFYYFGEIISEFYKGGVSTKKNYAKLIKTEKQQARKKYYSDIERLYYNFRWRLKKIFNI, translated from the coding sequence ATGACTGCTGATTATAAAATTTCAATAATGACAGTATGTAAAAATTCCAGCCGAACAATTGAGAAATCAATAAAAAGTGTTGTTGAGCAAAATTATAAAAATATTGAATACATAATTGTGGACGGGGCTTCTGATGATAACACACTTGAAATTATAAATAAATATAAAAATACGATTGCAAAAATTATTTCAGAAAAGGACAGTGGAATTTACAATGCAATGAATAAAGCATTGGATTTTGCAACCGGTGATTTTTTATTTTTCCTAAATGCAGATGATAATTTGTACTCACCAAAATCAATTCAAAATTTTGTTAATAATGTATCGGAAAATATTTTTAAGAATAATGATATTTTCTACGGCGATGTAATTATTAAAGAAAATGAAAAAATTGTTAATCATTGGAAGAGTTCGCCGGTTTCAAAGTTTTCAATTTTTAGAGGATCAATTCCTCATCCGGCAACATTTTATAAAAAAGGCAGTTTTGAAAAATGTGGTAAATTTGATGAGAGTTTTAAATTGGCTGCGGACTATGAATGGTTTATGCGCGCATTGATAAAATATAATTTAAAATTTTATTACTTCGGTGAAATTATTTCAGAGTTCTATAAAGGCGGAGTTTCTACTAAAAAGAATTACGCTAAATTAATTAAAACTGAAAAACAGCAAGCACGAAAAAAATACTATTCTGATATTGAAAGATTATATTATAACTTTCGGTGGCGATTGAAAAAAATATTTAATATTTAA
- a CDS encoding glycosyltransferase, with protein MEDFSVIIIVYNKVELLRKSLISINHQSLIPKEVIITDDGSEDNIIAGISDLIPSFKFELKFIKQPHNGFRAAKARNNAIKIATCEKIIFYDQDIISTKNYVKTFIENLNENKFIVSYPIRLTESQSINIDENKIVNFDFSNDLFIKQKLKIKQQFLEDGYAYLMKKNKLIRKGVKLRAGVFATRKSDLILVNGFDENYSDGGREDDDLGNRLNAINIIGFNPFWNEYPLHLFHLPNYQSEKKINNNYYKNRKIEISNGLVKCEFGLDNPKGEDKVAVLQLK; from the coding sequence ATGGAAGATTTTTCGGTTATAATTATTGTTTATAATAAAGTTGAATTACTGAGAAAATCATTAATTTCTATTAATCATCAATCTCTAATTCCTAAAGAAGTTATCATTACTGATGATGGTTCTGAAGATAATATTATTGCAGGAATTAGTGATCTTATTCCATCATTTAAATTTGAATTAAAATTTATTAAGCAACCTCATAATGGTTTCAGAGCTGCCAAAGCAAGAAACAATGCAATCAAAATTGCAACTTGTGAAAAAATTATTTTCTATGATCAAGATATTATTTCTACAAAAAACTATGTTAAAACCTTTATTGAAAATCTGAATGAAAATAAATTTATTGTTTCGTATCCAATTAGATTAACGGAAAGTCAATCAATAAATATTGATGAAAATAAAATTGTGAATTTTGATTTTTCTAACGATTTATTTATCAAACAAAAATTAAAAATTAAGCAACAATTCCTAGAAGATGGTTATGCTTATTTAATGAAGAAAAATAAATTAATTAGAAAAGGTGTAAAATTACGTGCCGGAGTTTTTGCAACTAGAAAATCAGATTTAATTTTGGTTAATGGATTTGATGAAAATTATTCGGATGGTGGTAGAGAAGATGATGATTTGGGGAATAGATTAAATGCAATAAATATTATTGGTTTCAATCCATTTTGGAATGAATATCCTTTACATTTGTTCCATTTGCCAAATTACCAAAGCGAAAAAAAAATTAATAACAATTATTATAAAAATCGTAAAATTGAAATTTCAAACGGATTAGTAAAATGTGAATTTGGTTTGGATAATCCAAAAGGTGAAGATAAAGTTGCTGTTTTGCAATTAAAATAA
- a CDS encoding glycosyltransferase family 2 protein, whose amino-acid sequence MNKNNLSVVIITHNEESNIERCLKSLFWVNEIIIVDSYSTDKTIEICKKYNCKIFQTEWKGFGKTKKYAVENSTNDWILSIDSDEVVTEQLKNKIEEILINPKFNGYNIKRKSFYLGKEIKHCGWDKDFPLRLFSKKHGNFNEDLVHESVVLSGEKTKIFEPLLHYTYPTISLHINKMNRYTDLSVIKIGDKKYSILSSLFFGINKFLKMYFLQKGFRDGKIGFILSIHSAFGVYLKYIKIWQKNNENSPH is encoded by the coding sequence ATGAATAAAAATAATTTATCTGTTGTGATAATTACACATAATGAAGAATCAAACATTGAACGATGTTTGAAATCTTTATTTTGGGTTAATGAAATTATTATAGTTGATTCATATTCTACTGATAAAACAATTGAAATTTGTAAAAAATATAATTGCAAAATATTTCAGACTGAATGGAAAGGATTTGGGAAAACAAAAAAATATGCAGTTGAAAATTCTACTAATGATTGGATTTTATCAATAGATTCCGATGAAGTTGTAACAGAGCAACTAAAAAATAAGATTGAAGAAATTTTAATAAATCCAAAATTTAATGGATATAATATAAAACGAAAATCTTTTTATCTTGGTAAAGAAATTAAACATTGCGGTTGGGATAAAGATTTTCCGTTAAGATTATTCAGTAAAAAACATGGAAATTTTAATGAGGATTTAGTTCATGAATCAGTTGTTTTAAGTGGTGAAAAAACGAAAATATTTGAACCGCTACTTCATTATACTTATCCTACAATAAGTCTGCATATTAATAAAATGAATCGCTACACTGATTTATCAGTAATTAAAATCGGCGATAAAAAATATTCAATTTTAAGTTCATTATTTTTTGGAATAAATAAATTTCTTAAAATGTATTTTTTGCAGAAAGGTTTTCGTGATGGAAAGATTGGATTTATTCTTAGCATTCATTCTGCGTTTGGTGTTTATCTTAAGTACATAAAAATTTGGCAAAAGAATAATGAAAATTCTCCACATTGA
- a CDS encoding glycosyltransferase family 4 protein, translated as MKILHIDTEKYWRGGQQQVLYLHEGLVKRGIDSILICNKNSELKKICIEKKLPFIEINIFGELDILSAYKISKICKKTNVDIIQSHSAHSQTIAIFVKLFSPKLKLIAVRRVDFNINKNVLSKLKYSTSKIDKIICISGFIKKVLLEDGISDNKLLTIRSGTDINKFDNFIADEKFSKSLKENSNAFLIGTVAAFVGHKDYPNLLRAFKLVKEKINDTKLCIVGDGPQKYEIENLAKELKIIDDIIFVGFQKEIGKYLKVFDIFVLSSKKEGLGTSIIDAMSIGLPVIATNTGGIPELIKSYHNGILVEPKNPSQLAKAIFEVIANSDLRKSISENAKKEVVNFSIENNIEQYLKLYNELLLK; from the coding sequence ATGAAAATTCTCCACATTGATACCGAAAAATATTGGCGTGGCGGTCAGCAGCAAGTTTTATATCTTCATGAAGGTTTAGTAAAACGCGGAATTGATTCAATACTAATTTGTAATAAAAATTCAGAATTGAAAAAAATTTGTATTGAAAAAAAACTCCCCTTCATTGAAATAAATATTTTTGGAGAACTAGATATTCTTTCTGCCTATAAAATCTCTAAAATTTGTAAAAAAACAAATGTTGATATTATCCAATCCCACTCGGCACATTCTCAAACAATAGCAATTTTTGTGAAATTATTTTCACCTAAATTGAAACTTATTGCAGTAAGAAGAGTTGATTTTAATATTAACAAAAACGTTTTAAGCAAGTTAAAATATAGTACAAGTAAAATTGATAAAATAATTTGTATTTCGGGATTTATAAAAAAAGTTTTATTGGAAGATGGAATTAGCGATAATAAATTATTAACAATTAGAAGCGGTACTGATATAAATAAATTTGATAACTTTATTGCTGATGAAAAATTTTCTAAATCTTTGAAGGAAAATTCAAATGCATTTTTAATTGGAACAGTTGCGGCATTTGTCGGACACAAAGATTATCCCAATCTCTTAAGAGCTTTTAAATTAGTTAAAGAGAAAATTAATGATACAAAATTATGTATTGTTGGTGATGGGCCACAAAAATATGAAATTGAAAATCTTGCAAAAGAATTAAAAATTATTGATGATATAATTTTCGTCGGATTTCAAAAAGAAATTGGAAAGTACCTTAAAGTATTTGATATATTTGTGTTATCATCAAAGAAAGAAGGATTAGGAACATCTATAATTGATGCAATGTCTATCGGACTTCCAGTTATTGCTACAAATACTGGAGGAATTCCGGAGCTAATAAAAAGCTATCACAATGGAATTTTAGTTGAACCTAAAAATCCAAGCCAACTTGCTAAAGCAATTTTTGAAGTTATTGCAAATTCTGATCTTAGAAAAAGTATTTCTGAAAATGCAAAAAAAGAAGTAGTTAATTTTTCAATTGAAAATAATATTGAACAATATTTAAAACTTTACAATGAGTTACTTTTAAAATAA
- the waaF gene encoding lipopolysaccharide heptosyltransferase II translates to MPKLQLSEKEKKSIKKILVIQTAFIGDAILSTPILREIKKIYPTSKLDILVIPQTSNLFKHNPHISKIIEFDKREKLTRIFSFFKVLKIVFIEKYDAVISIQSSFTSSIIMLIGRIKIRIGYPRQKLLTHTINLIKGLHLRKRVLKLLEPFGDFIFNDETELFWSEQEEKKIDMLLNRSDGIFRLGIAPSSAQFTKQWPKEYFKELIKLLSNHNLEIFLIGGKEDKLLCNEIAEINAAKIKNLAGELSLLESAALIKNMNLILSNDSAPMHIANAVKTDVIAIFGPTVKNFGFYPYRENDKILEVELDCRPCGKHGGSKCPLDHFKCMLELKPEFVYQKIKEKLT, encoded by the coding sequence ATGCCAAAATTACAATTAAGTGAAAAAGAAAAAAAAAGTATCAAAAAAATTCTTGTTATACAAACGGCATTTATTGGTGATGCAATTTTAAGTACTCCAATTTTAAGAGAAATAAAAAAAATATATCCAACTTCAAAACTTGATATTTTGGTAATTCCTCAAACAAGTAATTTGTTTAAGCATAATCCGCACATTAGTAAAATTATTGAGTTTGATAAACGTGAAAAATTAACACGGATATTTTCTTTCTTTAAAGTTCTAAAAATAGTTTTTATAGAAAAATATGATGCTGTAATTTCAATTCAAAGTTCGTTTACATCTTCAATCATAATGTTAATCGGAAGAATAAAAATTAGAATTGGTTATCCGCGACAAAAATTACTTACTCATACAATTAATTTGATTAAAGGATTGCATTTAAGGAAGCGTGTTTTAAAGTTATTAGAACCTTTTGGTGATTTTATTTTTAACGATGAAACTGAATTATTTTGGAGTGAACAGGAAGAAAAAAAAATAGATATGTTGTTAAATAGGTCAGATGGAATATTTAGACTTGGAATAGCTCCAAGCTCTGCACAATTTACAAAACAATGGCCTAAAGAATATTTTAAAGAATTAATAAAATTATTGAGCAATCATAATTTAGAAATATTTTTAATTGGCGGAAAAGAAGACAAGTTATTGTGTAACGAAATTGCAGAAATAAATGCAGCAAAAATTAAAAATTTAGCTGGAGAATTATCTCTCCTTGAATCAGCAGCATTAATTAAAAATATGAATTTAATTTTATCAAATGACAGCGCACCGATGCACATTGCAAACGCGGTAAAAACAGATGTTATTGCTATATTTGGTCCGACAGTTAAAAATTTTGGATTTTATCCATACAGAGAAAATGATAAAATATTGGAAGTTGAATTAGATTGCCGTCCTTGCGGAAAACACGGTGGAAGCAAATGCCCGTTGGATCATTTTAAATGTATGCTTGAATTAAAACCAGAATTTGTTTATCAAAAAATAAAAGAAAAATTAACTTAG
- a CDS encoding CDP-glycerol glycerophosphotransferase family protein: MVFSEIFLKIPYTIAWHLTNSRNNPFPIVFYCSDFIDYEIFEPLLNYFPEVSIASKNRNVQEKLFEHGVSSILWPVYPEVVIMARHSLHMFPVKNIIKIGLRHGAYNFKNFIGKEKYNKFDLYFFTSQTELIEAKEMGIKNGEIGGFPKIDILHNDSITKEELEKLKSKFNFNNNKPIILFSATWNKSKLSAIEKWYDKLNLLTNNYNILVTVHSFTEKKIVEKIKSTPKIYFIEDEKTAPYLLLADVLIGDSSSIIAEYCTLDKPIITFRIDEKERLTNKIVTMLNEISFRVNSFEELSEILPNVLLNSNLHSEKRKYYSNIMINKFDGNSAKIMAEKIKVFLEQKGIFIK; this comes from the coding sequence ATGGTATTTTCAGAAATATTTTTAAAAATTCCTTATACAATTGCTTGGCACCTAACAAATTCAAGAAATAATCCTTTTCCGATTGTTTTTTATTGCTCTGATTTTATTGACTATGAAATTTTTGAACCACTCTTAAATTATTTCCCAGAAGTATCTATAGCTTCCAAAAATAGAAATGTTCAAGAAAAACTTTTTGAACATGGCGTTTCCTCAATACTGTGGCCAGTTTATCCGGAAGTTGTAATTATGGCAAGACATTCTTTACATATGTTTCCCGTAAAAAACATTATTAAAATCGGTTTGCGGCATGGAGCTTATAATTTTAAGAATTTTATTGGAAAAGAAAAATATAACAAATTTGATTTGTACTTTTTTACTTCGCAGACAGAATTAATCGAAGCAAAGGAAATGGGAATTAAAAATGGTGAAATCGGCGGATTTCCCAAAATAGATATTTTACATAATGATTCGATTACAAAAGAAGAATTAGAAAAGTTAAAATCAAAATTTAATTTTAATAATAATAAACCAATAATTTTATTTTCAGCAACATGGAATAAATCGAAATTATCTGCAATTGAAAAGTGGTATGACAAACTAAATCTTTTAACAAATAATTATAATATTTTAGTTACTGTTCATTCGTTCACAGAAAAAAAAATTGTTGAGAAAATAAAATCCACACCAAAAATTTATTTTATAGAAGATGAAAAAACAGCACCGTATTTATTACTTGCAGACGTTTTAATTGGAGATTCATCATCAATAATTGCTGAATATTGTACTTTAGATAAACCTATAATTACCTTCAGAATTGATGAAAAAGAAAGACTTACAAATAAAATTGTTACAATGTTAAACGAAATATCTTTTAGAGTAAATTCATTTGAAGAATTATCTGAAATTTTGCCGAATGTTTTATTAAATAGCAATCTGCATTCGGAAAAAAGAAAATATTATTCAAATATTATGATTAATAAATTTGATGGAAATTCAGCAAAAATTATGGCTGAGAAAATTAAAGTATTTCTTGAACAAAAGGGAATTTTCATAAAATAG